A genomic segment from Nymphalis io chromosome 15, ilAglIoxx1.1, whole genome shotgun sequence encodes:
- the LOC126773679 gene encoding uncharacterized protein LOC126773679, which produces MGDRDDFEDQQYPDNDEFIPYVTAGNLTHRNGAKVSLWGKVTKVSASEGFYVKTVDDQEILIKLKKPLNEPLEGWYEIHGVSQGKSVVCEEYVPFSEEMTKNIDIEGHKNLAKLLSALDDPWNLGNEESGAMLGVTPME; this is translated from the coding sequence atgggAGATCGAGACGACTTTGAAGACCAACAATACCCAGATAACGACGAATTCATACCATACGTGACAGCCGGTAATTTAACTCATCGAAATGGCGCCAAAGTTAGCCTTTGGGGGAAAGTTACTAAAGTTTCAGCCAGCGAaggtttttatgtaaaaacagtTGATGACCaggaaatactaataaaattgaaaaaaccaTTGAATGAACCTTTAGAAGGTTGGTACGAAATACATGGTGTATCGCAAGGTAAAAGTGTTGTTTGCGAAGAATATGTGCCATTCTCTGAAGAAATGACGAAGAATATTGATATTGAAGGTCACAAAAACTTGGCTAAATTGTTATCAGCACTCGACGATCCGTGGAACTTAGGTAACGAAGAATCGGGTGCTATGCTCGGCGTCACACCAATGGAATAA